The genome window tctgatatttcttTATGTAATCATTTATGCAATATCGTTGCGaagcatatatgtgtgtatatatatatatgtgtgtatacatatatatatatatatatatatatatatatatgtatagtatgtgtaactggaaactgaaaaaaTGAAGAATGGATTATTTTTGCCGATGACAAAACACGTGTGTGAAatgcagtgatttaaaatgtcagtgtttttccaaaatatttacagtgtaagcAACACTTgaagaagcaaaaaaaggaacaaaataaatgatatttctAGTTTTACTGAGTTGAATTGTTTCATACATGCAACAATTTGGACATTCTATTTCACAATTATACCAATTATTGTTTGCTGCTTATTATAAATCATCAtagtttacacatttttttatgctGAAAAACTTGAAAAATGCTTCTTTTCATCCAAGAGCTTAACAGTTTCGTATTTGGATAACCAGTTTAATGTgaataatatttagtttatatggCGTTTTTCTTACtgaaacacatacatttactACAAAATGCAGATCGGAGATGAGATATTCAGTAATTTTTGttgataaaatgtcatttttaaactgtTCCATCGAATCTGATcaaggaggaaaaggaaaaatccGCTAAGAATTAAAGATTTGTCGTCATATACAGTGGTATtacccatttaaaaaaacaacaacccatgTCCTCATGAGTGAGGCCTGTAATATaggtttatttaattattattaatattagctCTATTTTTCGTAGTTTAGTCATGGTAATGTACATAATAATTAAAGAATGTTGTCATATTAGTCAGAAAAACAAAGCTTAAACATCAGATATTGGCTCTATTTTATGCCACCGAGTACCAGACAGTGTTTTAATGGTTTATCAGAGAACTCGTCCACCTCAGACTCTATTCAGAAACACCtctatctgtctgtcctgtcctgtcctgtcctgtcctgtctgtcctcctctgtctctctgtggccTCCAGAAGACAGGCCTCCGTCAATGAGCCCCTCACTCTCCCTGagagttttgttattttgttattgtgtaATGGCCTGCAGAGGTTGATGGATGGCTCCTCCACAGGTCTCCCCGAGGAGCAGAAACCTTCTATCTGGACATTAATCTACTGCTGTGAGACAGACACGCTTGTTTGGCCGGCACAAAGCCCAGTAAGCTGTTGTCTCTGAGAAAAAAAGCTGGCCGTCTCCAGAGCCACTGGAGGCTGCGCTGGCTGGAGCCAGAGTAATGACCTGTGAAATCCAGCGATAGAGTTGTcctgtcgcacacacacagcgccgCCAGCGCCGGGCCTTGTTCGCGGCCTGTTGCTGATTTATCAGTGCGCGTCTCCTGGTGCCGCCGGCCTTTCATCGGCGCTTTGACCCCGGAACCGGCGCTTTTCACACAATTAATGCAGCACATGTGAATATTGAGATCAGTGTGATACGTTTTCTAACGCGTTTTAAACGACCTTTGAGGTTATTAAACACTACTAAattcattgttttgattttggcgtctttgcttgtttatttttggcATCTGTTGAGGTTTTAAAAAATGCTAATCAACCTTTTTACTCGatactcgagtatctaccgataccgatatcagtccgaaCTTTTAGCTCATTTATGAACCTGAAATGAAGAtatttaacaacacatttgtgccgaatcatttcaaagacataacaTGACAccgctaaaatgcttttgctgtgCATAATGAAGCATGCGAtatgtaggatttttggattgtatcagggctgaaacagttactcgattaatcgattgctaaataatcgtcaactattttcgATAAACGAttagttttctgatttttcagctactcaaatgtgaatagtttctggtttatttgcgccatacgacaaagaaatcattaaaacagaatcatttttggtttttggacgagacaagacaagaacgtcatcctttccaggtttgagaaacactgatcaatattttttgacATTAAATGATTACTCGATAATCGAGAGAGTAATCTATTAGGAAACAGCCCTAATTGTAtcggattctacatttttatctgtccgatatccaacccagtgattttgacccagtatcagaccgataccgatttttacaccattttatagacaaaaaaatcatcgATTTAAGGAgtataattcaattcaattttatttgtatagtgccgaatcacagcagagaaacccaccagttcacacaatgagcaagcactaagagaaaaaactcacttttaacaggagaagaaatctctgacagaaccagactcaaatcTGTGCAGcgtctgcctagacaggttggggagAAAGGAAAACGgtacagaggagaggtgggaggACAGTAAGGACAAGAGGTAGGTGATTAATTATCACAGCTCATAATCAGTTCAGATGTCGCACAATATTGAGATAATTGGGGTTTAGGTTTTgtagagaaacaaataaaatcaaaggttttgattttattttgaacgTTTGGAACTCCCCCTTGTGGCCCCTCTAAGTAAATGACTAAGAGTGAATGTTGGTTCTGTTTCAGCCAACCATGAATATCCAAATCATGGAAAATTCAGTGTCCCTTTGATCATTACTCGTACCCAAACTGCTGAAATCCGTTCTTTAAAGAAGACAGACTTTAAGAAGACTTGTTTTCTCTCGATAACAGGAGAATAAAAAATTAAGACCCGGCCCCTCATTAGTAAAACGAGTTCACCAGCAGCGGCAGCTTGACGGTTCTGACACTTCTGAAGTGACGATCTAACACAGGCAGGAATTTCACCATCTTATCGCACGCGAGAGAACACCAGATAAATAATCTCGTCATCGCGGGGTGAAACGAGATTTGTTATCTGGTGATAATGCAACACTCATTTTACCTCATTATCAGGAGAAAACGAGCCTCGTTATCTCCTGATAAAGCGTTGATAATACTCGCCTTCAGCTTCCATAGATATGGGCCAAAAATGTTCTTATTCGACGACATTGATCATCGATTGGTGGCCCACAGCTCTTCAGCGCCCCCTGCAGTAGCAGAAGCTTTGATCAAATCTTTTTTGTTGTCTTCGGGGTGTTTGAGGTGACATGGActgaaaagtaaaagttttaaTTTGTTATTCACTAAAAATATACGTCAGGAAATACGATTCAGGAACTGCGATTTCGGATCTGTCGTGTAAAGTCTAACAGTCATAAAACTAGTTTGAAAAAGTAAATATCTACATAAACTCAACttactgctgtgtgttttgtggcagcagaggagaaaataaagtgtGAAAAGTTATTAACAGAAGGAGAATAAGGCCTAGATCGAAAATATCCTAAATTTTGGGCaatttgttttgacatttttgcacACTTTTTGCCTTTATATACCACATTTAAAATTGCTTACCATGCCATTTTGGGTTTAATTTTTCCAGCACAACTTTATCACTTATTTTAACCCCCTAAATAATCAAAATCAGATTGCAAAGCAACTGTAAAAATCTCAAACCTGCTTTAAAATCCAATTTTAGTGTCTGTTTGACCTGTTTTGTTATACATATATGCTgtgataattattgttttagCTTCGGTTTAGCTGTCTGTATTTGACCCCCCGTTTCCACAAGTGTATTACGACAATGGTTTCAAATATTTGCCCTGCTTTGTCCCGTGGTAtagtctgttttctctctcctcctcaatCAGATTAGGAGGTGAGTCTGAGTGAGTTCTTTGAAGAGGTGGTTAAGGAGAGGAGCTCTGTCCTCCCCACAGCCAGATTATACAAAGGAGGGCAAACTTCCTGCTGGCACCTTCTGTCTGCTGGAtacactttgactttgtttcctcacattcacagcacagaggagatTCCTCCTCGTTCCCGTCCTgtggtttttaaaagaaaaagaaaaagaaactctcACTGGGAGACAAGTGAGGGGATTTTGCATAAAAACTGCAGTTGCACAAtaacaaagataaaataaatccaCTTTAATGATGCACTGATTGTGAAATTCAAGGCCAAGACGATGTTTCAAATAACAATTCAGCCGATGGCCTTTACTGTAgaaacaaactgaactgaacaaacTAAGTCTTTCAGGCTTTTTCACTGTCGTATTATCTTTGAATTATCATAAATTCAGAGACTTTATGAAGGCGGTGatgcaaaacacaacaataatcatacaaatatatgaaataacCTTCGACTGCCTCGCTTTAGGCcctttttagtgttttattcaACTATTTATTGActaaaaagtacattttcttccacaaaaatacatttttatgataAAACATAATTGAGCCAAACTTACCTAAGCTACCTAGTAGCCTGTTATTCCTTCTGTGTCACCTTAACAAGTTAGGCCGCTCTGTATAGAGCTGTTTTTAGCCCAATATGCTAATAAAACATGCTAAATGACAGGAAGAAAACTGCAGATAAAACTTCCTTTTCTGCGTCACCGTAACACAAAATATATCACATTATGTCTTAATTATAGCGCTGTTTTTAGCTCAATATGCTAACAAAAACATGCTAACTCAGTGTAAAAGTAACATAAAGGATTTCAGTCTTCTACATCACTTTGAATGTATTTCATGATCAATTACTCAATCATTTACTTATGCTGAAGTATTTTAATACGCAGTTAAGCTAGGCTGCCCTACCGAGAGGTGCTTTAGCTGAATATGCTAACTCATTGGTTTTCAGTCTTTAATCTTTTCTGcatcacctttaaaaacaaaatatatcaTCTTATATCTTCATTGGTTAATTTGTGGTCAAGTTAGGCCACTCTGTATAGAGCTGTTTTTAGCACAATATGCTAACAAAAAACATGCTGAGTCACTGAGAAAGAAACTTAAATGATTTCAGTATTCTGCATCACCTTTAATTTActttattaattaatcaattcCATGGCTAATTAATCATTCATTTACTTAGTTTACTAAGTATTTGCTTGTACGATTTCTTAGTTGACGTCTGCGGTGCGTAAACGGCTATGACACATTTCACAGGTAGCCGAGTGGCGATATGAAAAAGTGTTTATGGAGCCGGGAGGGGGTGACATCAGATACCGTGACTAATCAATAGGTTTCTTCCTGCCTGCTTGCTCTTCAGGTGTCCGTGAATTTCggaaaaaaagggaggaggaggcggcggcagTGTTCACGCAGTGTCATAAAAGTGAGCTCGGAGGAAAATGTGACAGATGTGGAGGCCTGTGCCAGCGAGGAAAAGCGAGAGTGGGACTGTCAGACATGTCGACTCCGGCGCAGTGATGGATGGAGAGTGAGGTAAGACAGATGACATCGTCTGTCTGAGGCCATGTTGTCATAGCGGAGGATTGCCGCTTGTCTTAACCTCTCAATATCAGAGagcaaactgaagtttgtttacACTGCTCCAGTGGAGTGATTTAGAATGAGGGGCAAGGGAGACGTGGGTGTAGAAGGTATGCTCGCTGGAGGGTCGGGGATCGGGTTTCTAAACATTCCCTTTGAAATCGAATAGCAGCCGTCCCAGGCGTTTTGAACTCAACCAACCAGCCCCCTTTTTTGGTTACAATCCTCAAGGTAGTGAGgagtccaaacacaaacacaaacagagagaatgGAATATCAAtcgcattatttttttttaacttccccACAGCCTGGATTGTGGCCAGTGAAGGAGCAGAAAATGAAAGCCATGAGAGACGTGTTGCCTCTTGTCTTGTTCAGACTGGATTTTGGCtttgtcattatgatgttaaaatagCAGTGGTGATAGAAAAGTGACACCATTCACCCAAAGTGCAGATCATGGAAGAATCACAATAACTCCATGTACTGCATAAAGGAACTACATTATTCTGTGTGAAAAACATGAATTTACGCGACAAAAGAACTGCGTAATTCCGTTAAATTGGAAACACCGTGACCAAACATACACTGTTTAGGAGtgagtgacatctagtggtgaggcAGAAGACttgcaacaaatggaggactcgtATCGCAAAAACTTTGTGAACCCGCAATTGTTTTGGTCCGTCAACGACATCGAGGCAATCCTGAACATTGTGTAcctccaaactttttttttaacacacagttAAGCTAGGCTGCCCTATCTAGAGGTGTTTTAGCTGAATATGCTAATGCTAGCAATGCTATCTCACTGGTTTTCAGTCTTTAATCTTTTCTGCATCacctttttcaaaacaaaatacatgacTTTATATCATTGTTGGTTAATCTGTGGTCAAATTAGGCTGCTCTGTATAGCCGTTTTTAGCCCAATATGCTAACAAAAAACGTGGTGTCGTGCTACTACCGCATGTTTCTTTACGACAATGACCAAACATCTTAGCATAGCAGCACAAAagtttaaagcatgtttaaaggtccactgtttACGAGtgagtgacatctactggtgaggcAGCAGACTGCATCAGACTCATATCGCAAAAACATTGTGAACTGCGATCGTTTCGGTCCGACGACGATAACGCCGAGACAATTCTGAACATCGTGAACCTCGCTAATATGACGAGGGATTAGCAACAACACCAGCATGTTTATATACAGGGATGTATAATCTCTTGTATTCATGATTAAAGGTTATTGTTGTCCTTTGAAGGTGGGTTGCATCCTTTGTAGGAATTGTCCACTTTCACCACAACGTCGTAGCTTTTAAACCCGAGTTAAACATAGATCTGATGGATTTATCGCGTCCTGTGTTgctaaaacaatgaaaacaaaaaccgATGAACTCGCTGATCGCTGCTCATAACAacatagtttgtgtgtgtgtgtgtgtgttactgcgaTGGAAGCATGAATGGGTCTGGCTTATTTTGCCAGGAGTCAGGTGTGGGGAGGGCGGGGTGTCATGGGTTGGTGCATCGTGCCGGCGGGGGTGACGCGCAGGGGGTTTTCGGCTCATGTCCAAACCCGGCCTGAAGTCAGTGCTGGGCTGGGTTGTTgggtacatatatatatgtatgtgtgtgtgtgtgtgtgtgtgtctgtgggggggggtgtaggggattacactgtcacactgttcaTACTGTTTATGCATACCAGGCCACTGTGAGTGCCTCTTTGTCGCATAAGTGTTTACTTGGATTTATTTTGGGAGAATTCCACACGACTGGGACGGGGATCTCTATAAATTATGGAATCGAGTGCTTTGTGTAATGATAACTTGTGTCAGTCGGTCGGTCTGCGTGACAGTGTTTTTAAGAGCGTGTGTAAATACAGCGGCggtgagagaggggagaggggcGTCTGTGTGTGCTTCCACCGTTCATTTAGTCTGTTCGgcagaacaataacaatgtgttaaaataaaatcaagctCCTCACACGTTCACtcgccatctctctctctctcctcgacATGACTACATGACTGTAGACTGTGTCACATCATCCGCTTATTTGTCGTTTTGTTTGGAACATTCCTAATGTTTTTCACCACgacaagacaaaaaatattgttgtatAGCATTGAATCTAACAccaatttaaatatgtttttaaccGTCTCTGAATACTATGCAAgggtattagggccacatgtaaaacaaaatgaaagaaagaaaaataaaacagcatgaattctgagattaaagtaaaaatttgatactaaagtcagaattctgaaattaaagtcagaatctgagattaaagtaaagaatctcagaattctgagattaaagtcagaattctcaaaTGAAAGTGAACATCTGataataaagtcagaattctgagattaaacaaaaaaatctgaattctgactttattctcagaattcattctgggttttttctttctttcattcaattttttttttttacatgtggcactaatactcttccgtacaatacttaaagggctgtttcatgcattgtttttcacttggtcaaatgaagaatacacttaaaatcattgtgctgctgctgggttTGTTTAATCCACATTCTGTTACAGAGTTGGATTaaatttgtggttgttgttgttgttgttgttgttgtacagaggaaacactgacactgtgatGTGCATAAAGACACACCAGGTTAAAGGATTTCAGTCTCAAGTGTGTCATGAAACATAATACACATTACGGTCTCATTAGGGAGCAGCTCAAGTGTCTGTGTCTACTGCCAAGTACAATAGCACCATCTAGTGGTGTCTACAGGTAATGCGTCCAACAGTCATGGTGGTGGGTCTTTAAAGTGTAGAGACAGACAGTCCGatatatcatatatttttttttttaataattgcaAAATGCCTGGCTGCTATAGTGAAACACTGGGTGTGCATGAAGGTACAGTTTGTATGATTTGGCTACATTTATTGACGTTTTATGTTCGCCTCACTCTACAAGTGTGTTGTTGAACCTTCATTTAGCATCAAAACTAACAAAGATGTTTGAGTTTGTccataaaaacatggtggtctaAAATGTCAGCTCCTGATATGAATAGAAAAAGCTAATTCTGGGGAAactacaatcaggtgattgtacaatTTTATCTTGAactcagggaaaacaaaaacaaaatgttgttattttactgCATTCTTATTTAAAAGGCCTGCACTTTGATTTTTAAAGGAGATTGGTCCTTGTGccttaaagctacagtaagGTGGACTGTTAGAAAAATAGTTATTTGTCAATTGTTTCAtccaaaaatgtgttaaaatcgCTGCTCTCTGTCTCAAGCTTCTCTCGTCAGCTGAACACAGACAGAAGCTCTTGTTTCTTTATCttataaacaatatatatatacatatatatatatatactgtatatatatataaagttgtTTATCTGAGAAAAGTTTCTTTTTAGAGGTTTGTGCTTCTCACAGGACGTTTACAACACAGTTTTGTAATatactctaaaataaaatatataccCAAAGAGATACAGTCGTTTCCAAATTCTAGTTATTTATGTTCTGTATTTCATacttaaaatacacttgttaCCTTTAATTTTACAtatctggtgtgttttaaggaTATTTACATGAGTAAAATACAGTCAGATTTTGttgtataaaaaaaagcttaaaattaAAGTCAAGTTAACCATGTTTTCGTACACAAATCATGTACAGTATCACACTATTTGTTAATATCACTTTGAACtctgtccaaaatctgccaataTTTTGTCAGAATATTGATAATATCGATATATTGATACTGCCATATTGTTTGAAACACCAAACATATTCTACTTCTTTGTTTAAgcctgtaaaatgtcagaaaatttaggaaaaaaatacaaattgcAGGAAGAAAAGACAGCGTCTTCACATTGCAGATGAAAGTACCTATAATCTGCTAATTTTTGGCCTTTTCAACTTAAAGAAACCCAGACTTAGACTTAAGGTTGTACCCTTTATTAGTCAAGTTTGACAAGCGGCACAATACAAGGATTGAAGACGACACACCTGTCCCCTACCCTGaaaggctcttattttgaaataaatagagAACAACATTCCTTTTGAAATGGTTAGTACATCtagaaaaaaatatgattattactttttaatgaacaaaagtGACGCGTTACCCCGACATCTAGCACACGgtagtggaagaaaaaaaacaaaaccctgatgTGTCAACCTAACATCTAACACATGGAATATGAGACTGTGTGTTATTCTGCTTATCATGAACAAAACATACTTCTATGTTGAACCGGAAGCAAGTATCGCTTCAAGAATGGCATCGAAAAAATCCGCCTGTTCCTCACTTATGTGATAAGTCTTCCGGCAACAATGTAAGCAGAAAAACAGTGGTACAAGTCCAGGGATACTCCGTTATTGACAGACCTGAAACTCTAGCTATCTTTGGGGGGTAACggcctttttgtgtttttagtctgtGAGAAGGAAAGAAAGGCACAGTCTGCAGAGCAGGATTAGACACAAGAAGTTCAGTCGAAGTGCTTTGTTGCCGAACTCCTCTCATGGGAGCCGAAAGTAGCGGCACAttgttgtggtttcttttcCGTTACATCAGATAaggacctctctctctcagaggcTGAGCCTGCAGCTCCTGAAAACCATGAAGGCGGGGTGGAAATGAGACTGAGTCTGCAGCTGCGAGGAGGGGAAAACactcagacaaaaacaaaaagacaaatcaagactggtatttttttttttttttttttagtgctaaGAGAAACAATGACATGTGAGTGTTTCGTGGTCCGGGATAAACAATGCTCAACGGTTTTATGGTCAGGCTTTGTCCACTTCTTCCCCCCACTTTGAAAGACGTTGCCTTTGGCAATCTCAAAGAAGGAGCTCCGACAGGTACACTGTCCGCGAGCATCCAGCCGCGTCGACCCAAGCTCTtattctggttttttttgtctgtattaATTACAAGCCAGAGAGGATATAAGCTGCCAGTGAATGCCACAAtgcagaggcaaaaaaaacaaaaaaaaaaacgccccGGCAAAACCACAAGTCTCATCTGAGCACCAGAGATACTGTATCCAACTCCCCGACATGCCTCAGCCCATCCGCGTGAAAAAAACCGCCACGGATAGACTGGGCAGCACTGTGGAGGGAAACTTTGTTGCTTTGTAGGTTTGTTTTGAGGCCAAACAAAGCTGCTCACAGCGGGTTTCTGGTATGAAAATGAGTCGTACGGCGTGAAAATTCAACAAAAACCACGTGCGTAGAGAGTTTTGCGCCAAACAAAGCTGCTCAAACTAGTTTCCGGGTACgaaaaaagaatcaaaaagaacaaaaacatagaCACGATGACAGTTTTTTACCCTGGAGAGAACGCTTTTCCTCTCCctgaagaaagaaatgaatatACATTTGCAGCAgatgtccaaaaacaaaaaaacagaggtagctaattcacaaaaacagtaaaataacacTTCTATGTACTATGAATTAAAAGTGGTTAACATTGAACTACTGGTTGATATGGATTCTACGCATCTGCCGTAAAAAAGAAGCTCATGCTCACTCCTGtcgattttcattttaaagtttgttcatcgcaacatttatttatctgctgAGTGACAGAGGAGATAATCTCATAATCTGAGAATTGATTCTGTCATTTTGATGTTTTCCCCTACAACCCCCCACCCCAATTGCGGACTCGCTGAGAGTTGTTGAGACGTTGCCCTTCCTCCGCTTCCATTTCTTACACAAtttgtagaaaataaataacaatcaaAAACTGACGTCCAtcccttttttgtttctttctttcttctaatCTAAAATTATAGTCTTCTTCTAAGAAAATATAAAGGAAACAAATTGACCTCCGTTCCCTGACGTGTTCCTCAGGGTTTTATCCAGTTCCTTCAAAGCTCCTCTGGTTCTCGGTAGTGTCTCGGGATCCTGGTCAGTAGTTGCGGAGGCTGAAGAAGCCCACACTGGTCGGCGACTCCTTGACCGTGACGGTAACTAGGTTAGCCGTGACATCCGTTACAAACACGTGCTCTATCAGACTCCGCGTGGGTTTccagtcctggttctggttcaCCGAGCGATCCTGCCCGGTGAAGGAAGAGTCTTGGTCTGAGTCTGAACTGCTCTCCTCCTCGCCTGTGCTCATGTCGTTCATTTTGGCCTTCTTGCCTTGTTGGCTCGGAGCCTCTGCGGAGGACTTGTGCACGCCGCTCTTCTCCAGCCTCCCTTGGACTCTCGAGGACTGGATTTCTGTCACTTCCTTGACCTTGTCCGCTCCGGGCTGGTTCTTCCTGGCCTGCATTCTTCCAGGAGTCGCCGGACTCTTTGGAGGATTGTAATCCTGGTTTTGTGGGACGCTGCTTTTCCTCGCAGGGTTGGCCGTGTTTCTCAGGCCTGACACTGGCGTGGCTCCATTTCCTGGGGAGTCTTTGCTTTGTGCCGGTTTGTTCTGGAGGTTGAGGGGCTGAGGGCCAGAGCCTTGATTGGAGGAGGAGTTCTTGGATGGAACAGAAGCCACTGCTTTGGTGTTGGGTATCCGCTGCAGTGCTGACACAGGGCCCTGGGGTTTCTTTTGTCCATTGGGGGAGCTCAGAGTATGCTGAGTGGTTCCTTGAATGGGGTGTTTGGATGTATTCAAATTCAACGCTGCCACCCCTTTTGATTTCccagcagctgtgtttaaatCCAGACTTGTCCCAGTATTCACGCCGCAGACGGACAATTTGCCTTCAGTGACATTCCTGCTCTGGCTGGATTTGTTCAGAGAGTGCGAGGAAGGCTGGACCGACCTGCCGGATCCCACAGAGCTCGGGGAGTTTTTTACAGCCCCACCGTGTGCCTGAGACCCCCTGGTCTGTCCCACTGCGTCTCTCGGCGAGCCTCGGTGGAAGCCCATGAAGGTGAAACTCGCAGGATGAACGGGCTTTTTAATCGCTCCGGGCAGATCAGCGTCTTTGGGCGCGCTGACGAGTTTACGAAGACCCTTGCTCTGTTGGAATTCCTTCACCTCGGGGGTCGGAGGTTTCCTGCTCCGTTTCTTTGGCGGCTCCGGTTTGGCCACAACGATCTGCGCCTTCTTCTGTGGGACCGGATGGTGGTCTCGGGTTCTGACAGCCGGGTTCATCTGTTTGGTGTCTtcgtcctcctcatcctccgaCGAGGACGAGTCGGAGGAGCACGAGGATGACGAGtcggaggaggacgacgacgagCCAGACGAAGAGCTGCTTGATTTCGTAGCTTCTGGCACATTTTCCTGAAATGATAAAGAAAGTAAACATTAGAAAACTGAAGCGAGCCTCGTCGTTTTGAAAGCTCATGAGACAAATGCTACTTACTAAGATTTTCCGTGGTCTTCCTCTTGGCCTTTTCCCTTTATTACGCAACAGGAGCTCCTTTTCTTGCTCTCTGTAAAACCACATGTCGGATTATGAGAAATTATGGACAAAAAAGATCCGATTTTTTAAGACAATTCTGGACAAACTTTAACACATGAGTGTAGATTTCACTGTGAAGTGTGTGCAGCAAATATATCTACTGTGTAATAATGAGGTATTTTCCAAATTTAATATACAAAAATCGTTATGAGGTACAAAAATTAAAGCTTAAAGGACGTTGTAGTTAAGGTAAGAATGGAGACGCTCGCTAGCCGTGATTTCAAAGATTCCTTGCTGTGATTCGGTAGATTTTCCCACTGAATTCTCCTTTGTGTATAATACCATCCTGACGTAAAACCACTCCAGGTGTCGGTACACGTCTGGGAGCAgcttgtcttgttttttattaacatgTCTGAATGTTTGAATGTTCACTTTAAAGTAAACAAGTCTGTGTGCTCGTGGCTCGGTCAGAACACTCACTTCTTGTTGAACGCAGCCAACAGTCTCGGGTCAAGGATGTTTTCTTGGGGCTCCCAGCTGTTGTGTCTGGAATGAATCAACACAGAGGAATTTACCAACTTTTAAAAAAGTGGACCTGCAAGTTTAAAAGTATCCTCCAGCCTCAGCAGCGACAGTACGGTTTATTTAGgacacactttaaaataaaaaaatattgtaagaACAGACCGTTCTTTGTTATCAAGGCAATTTGAAGACTGAATATTTTCCCTCagcaattgtttttgttttctaatgaaACCCAAAACATAAATGACAGCTAAGTATTTATCAAACATAATCATGTATCATGAAAGCAATTCTAGTTCTGCTCCTGACTACACACCCATGACGAGTTTAACAAACTGCTTCTGTTATAGCGATAATAACAAACCATGCTGCGATAATTTCAGACTACTGCATGTAAACAaggaactcacacacacacacacgcagaactAAAATACAGTTTAGCAACACG of Solea solea chromosome 16, fSolSol10.1, whole genome shotgun sequence contains these proteins:
- the cbx2 gene encoding chromobox protein homolog 2 gives rise to the protein MEELSAVGEQVFDAECILNKRLRKGKLEFLVKWRGWSSKHNSWEPQENILDPRLLAAFNKKEQEKELLLRNKGKRPRGRPRKILENVPEATKSSSSSSGSSSSSSDSSSSCSSDSSSSEDEEDEDTKQMNPAVRTRDHHPVPQKKAQIVVAKPEPPKKRSRKPPTPEVKEFQQSKGLRKLVSAPKDADLPGAIKKPVHPASFTFMGFHRGSPRDAVGQTRGSQAHGGAVKNSPSSVGSGRSVQPSSHSLNKSSQSRNVTEGKLSVCGVNTGTSLDLNTAAGKSKGVAALNLNTSKHPIQGTTQHTLSSPNGQKKPQGPVSALQRIPNTKAVASVPSKNSSSNQGSGPQPLNLQNKPAQSKDSPGNGATPVSGLRNTANPARKSSVPQNQDYNPPKSPATPGRMQARKNQPGADKVKEVTEIQSSRVQGRLEKSGVHKSSAEAPSQQGKKAKMNDMSTGEEESSSDSDQDSSFTGQDRSVNQNQDWKPTRSLIEHVFVTDVTANLVTVTVKESPTSVGFFSLRNY